GGCTCTTCGGCCCTAGCGTGCGTGGCATGGCTCTGGCAACGCGGACGGATCGACGGCCGTCCATGGCGCGCACGATGTGGGAATCCTCCGTCGGCAAGAAGACGGTGATGGCCGTCAGTGGCGTGATCATGCTGCTGTACCTGGTCGCGCACATGATCGGCAATCTGAAGATCTACTTCGGAGCGGGCGAGTTCAACCACTACGCCCACTGGCTGCGCACCATCGGCGAACCCTTCATGCACTACGAGTGGACGCTCTGGCTCATCCGGATCGTCCTCGTCGTCGCCGTGGTCGCCCACGCCACGTCCGCCTACCAGCTCAGCCGCCGGGACATCAAGGCGCGGCCCAGCAAGTACGTGCACTCAAGGCCCCGGGCGAGCTACGCCACCCGCACCATGCGCTGGGGCGGGATCATCCTCGGCCTGTTCATCGTCT
The genomic region above belongs to Streptomyces sp. CG1 and contains:
- a CDS encoding succinate dehydrogenase, which codes for MARTMWESSVGKKTVMAVSGVIMLLYLVAHMIGNLKIYFGAGEFNHYAHWLRTIGEPFMHYEWTLWLIRIVLVVAVVAHATSAYQLSRRDIKARPSKYVHSRPRASYATRTMRWGGIILGLFIVWHVLDLTTGTVHPGHFQNGHPYQNVVGDFSHWYSNVIYIVAMLALGLHIRHGFWSAAQTLGVGSRARDRALKTVANVLALLLTAGFIAVPVGVMTGVVS